In Brettanomyces bruxellensis chromosome 8, complete sequence, a genomic segment contains:
- a CDS encoding uncharacterized protein (BUSCO:EOG092608AE), whose product MSSEGKNENEESLVRRIQDSHSHPDDNDLQQQLMNDCFTYFLSLPETDHHLFCEKNKATILVYLLLVLASFNENEVLEELRKRAHASLDKCTNCVIGFHAVRADFREKFINIRKISFQNTNVIMERLAKWEADYLSSKIRSSIDTPGDLSTTVTSCLVECMIWPRLLRMNSDLKSYFDHSFALIDTVDRESLSKVLKFYPGLIYCLFEGSSNEREWALSKFPYGDDTKTTWLESKDFNPLAMEEYEEYFYRIQDPDFYTDQRAVDFWCSINPILRFCDPGAILKKLQYPPTVESYTNYVGFNVVPLTQVFINQSLSYLDQPLPYLLRTLAIFLERLGNQFFTVIKPHSYLTFFDIAFQNPAYLKTLASTTQDASNLSQRVADSGTTPHFRDLFRWMTVCYPLLKESQKAQFACIIFNYMMNNASHPSYGNFFCYFALNMMSEQLDPKNALFDAKLTFEMITNSKARSLVDKRCIVIFDAIKNSALRVVALKLIKSALMYDVALLVQSGYSLSAGDSSVTLQTHPDLWNILQTKLTGTDVEIATTFLSALQNAVAVRSIDILYLKTRLQQNNTVPEDDMKKLVATCSKHNKYVGQWNSSVESILSKIVEYSSTQGMQSLARSEVSSVGIWSCVLSPEEKVYQSGISFLYEAFNVDGRFEAFREALKQDIPSVLKPFSSTLIIFVKLEIFKASKRGVRIIMDLIKALFDPIHGLLAMHVSSLSMKSREVLVDFWEAVWRFLRMIYRAIFVWSSTYERLKVLSNNKQMAERISSDLLEFTRDVLDLSHSVLNGYKLLVSAISFDGIKEEQLTDIQESIFQPVMSALKDEIMWLRLSDPALLVLCVNLIINVLDLSMELKVKVSDENIANLTKLCAKAKKYNNRMNKEQTGNILLRTRSMNAELVENILAAEEQRKREKAEKNNAAIRRAGRISSNKYVSPTVIEIPDVAPPRLTLLEQARLRLNEKRKRFKQPAKEPAAARPPGFNKKHSGSASNSEEDDDDNDDDDDDGGLFTKEQVAAKLKRSKATLSSIQHRRPAYSVSDKQAMIRETMNKKKKAEELMRLRLNVDMNPFYKHVLSWSYEHSGDFPVDSNISGYKVIADEFDTAEDYQKTFEPLLLLECWQGIQRAKQVGGEKPFRLTVASRSATDSFYDVYSTVDKKMITEQRLLLESDLMALMFVDNLPSTDKQLQRRHVSNRKCSCFARVRNIKISNSRYAELTLRISSSTKMVKFLSPSTEIVGMRVMQMTTVEREYSSLVGLPYYDLVKSITKAVPCQPEGLDSSRVAEIKGTYDVNDSQAVAIAGAVHKEGFSLIQGPPGTGKTKTILGVIGHFLTRMAVARNGSHPIQMPSQQVSRSKEHRRILVCAPSNAAVDELVLRLMRGIKNSKGVIFKPRLVRLGRTDAINEQVKGITLEELVDSKLSSVEKIDDNAIREQHRKCIMERDELREKLDSGKLPEAEIAKAEMRLQDVVQKRRELGKKLDEIREKRSVSYRNREIERRNIQFKILNDAEVVCSTLSGSAHDVLASMSLTFDTVVIDEAAQCTELSAIIPLRYGCTKCVMVGDPNQLPPTVLSQKAASYKYEQSLFVRIQNNHKDSVYLLNVQYRMHPEISMFPSKEFYHSRLLDGPNMAENNSKPWNSLYGPYRFFDVKGAEEQNEATKSVFNYTEASLALELVEDLFEKFSEINWAGLVGIISPYKEQVKLLKKLFINRFGRIITTQIDFNTVDGFQGQEKEVIVFSCVRAENHTGIGFLADIRRMNVALTRARSSLWILGSKKALVNNKTWRDLIENATERHLVERITRGFTKSNTANLDTFENYGQKPVDYGPKSADHSHKSADYNHKSTDSLHEVKEEKENNNHHLNKQTVKPDTVKFKTSVPNSALHVPSGPHTSLNNHKRSHGYLSGSKENQNLMPPKRVRHGIIPSRPHHMSSNGNKRERFGTVSDTGGMFKLSKPKVKFPPHMQHKKKK is encoded by the coding sequence ATGTCCTCAGAAggcaaaaatgaaaatgaagagagCTTAGTGAGGCGAATACAGGATTCGCATTCTCATCCTGACGATAATGATCTTCAGCAACAGTTAATGAATGACTGTTTCACATATTTCCTCTCGCTTCCAGAGACggatcatcatcttttttgtgAAAAGAACAAGGCTACGATATTGGTATATTTGTTGTTGGTGTTGGCCTCATTTAATGAGAATGAAGTACTAGAAGAACTTAGGAAACGTGCACATGCTTCACTTGATAAATGCACTAATTGTGTGATAGGTTTCCATGCTGTGAGAGCTGATTTTAGAGAGAAGTTCATCAACATCCGCAAGATTAGTTTTCAGAACACAAATGTTATCATGGAACGACTTGCGAAATGGGAGGCTGATTATCTCAGCTCAAAAATACGTTCTTCAATCGACACTCCTGGTGATTTATCCACCACTGTTACCAGTTGTCTTGTTGAATGTATGATTTGGCCTCGACTTCTAAGAATGAATAGCGATTTGAAGAGTTATTTCGACCATTCCTTTGCCCTAATCGATACCGTCGACAGAGAAAGCCTATCGAAggttttgaaattttaccCTGGGTTGATATACTGCTTATTTGAAGGTAGCAGTAATGAAAGAGAGTGGGCTCTTTCGAAGTTTCCTTACGGGGATGATACAAAGACTACTTGGCTTGAATCTAAAGACTTCAATCCTCTTGCCATGGAAGAATACGAGGAATATTTCTACCGGATCCAAGATCCCGACTTTTACACCGATCAGAGGGCCGTCGACTTTTGGTGTAGTATTAATCCTATTTTACGTTTCTGTGATCCAGGGGCCATTCTCAAAAAGCTTCAATATCCACCAACTGTCGAGTCTTATACCAATTACGTGGGCTTTAATGTTGTTCCTCTAACACAAGTGTTCATAAACCAGTCGCTGTCGTATTTAGATCAGCCTTTGCCATATCTTTTGAGAACTTTAGCAATATTCTTGGAAAGACTTGGAAACCAGTTCTTTACTGTGATAAAGCCACATAGCTATCTCACATTTTTCGATATTGCATTTCAGAATCCTGCATACCTCAAAACTCTTGCCTCAACAACTCAGGATGCATCAAACTTGTCTCAAAGAGTCGCCGACTCAGGTACAACTCCTCATTTTAGGGATCTTTTTCGTTGGATGACTGTTTGCTATCCACTTCTCAAGGAATCACAAAAAGCTCAGTTTGCTTGTATCATCTTCAACTACATGATGAATAATGCTTCTCATCCTTCCTATGgaaatttcttttgttaCTTCGCTTTGAATATGATGTCAGAGCAATTGGATCCAAAGAACGCACTATTCGATGCAAAGTTGACTTTTGAAATGATTACTAATTCCAAGGCCAGATCTCTTGTCGATAAAAGATGCATTGTGATATTTGATGCCATTAAGAATAGTGCCCTTAGAGTTGTAGCCTTGAAGCTTATAAAGTCGGCACTTATGTATGATGTGGCACTATTAGTACAATCAGGTTATAGTCTTTCTGCTGGCGACTCTAGTGTTACACTGCAGACACATCCGGATCTCTGGAATATTCTTCAGACTAAATTGACGGGTACAGATGTTGAAATTGCTACAACATTCCTATCAGCATTGCAGAACGCTGTTGCCGTCAGGTCTATTGacattttatatttaaagACTAGGCTCCAGCAAAATAATACGGTCCCGGAGGATGATATGAAAAAATTGGTCGCCACATGCAGTAAGCATAACAAATACGTTGGTCAGTGGAATTCTTCAGTGGAAAGTATCCTAAGCAAGATTGTAGAGTATTCTTCGACTCAGGGAATGCAGTCTTTAGCCAGAAGTGAAGTTTCTTCAGTGGGTATATGGTCGTGTGTTTTGTCACCAGAGGAAAAGGTTTATCAATCTGGTATTTCGTTTTTGTATGAGGCCTTCAATGTTGATGGCAGATTTGAAGCATTTAGAGAAGCTCTCAAGCAAGATATTCCGTCGGTTCTTAAACCATTCAGCAGCACgttgataatatttgtgAAGCTAGAAATTTTTAAAGCAAGTAAGCGGGGCGTGAGAATCATAATGGATCTTATCAAGGCACTCTTTGATCCCATCCACGGTCTTTTGGCAATGCACGTTTCCTCATTAAGCATGAAAAGTCGTGAGGTCCTTGTAGATTTTTGGGAGGCCGTCTGGAGATTTTTAAGAATGATTTACAGGGCCATTTTTGTGTGGTCTTCTACTTATGAAAGACTTAAAGTTCTGTCTAACAATAAGCAGATGGCCGAGCGGATCTCTTCTGACCTGCTAGAGTTCACAAGAGATGTATTGGATCTTTCACATTCCGTGTTGAATGGGTACAAGCTATTGGTTTCGGCCATTAGCTTTGATGGAATTAAGGAAGAGCAGCTTACGGATATCCAGGAGAGTATTTTTCAACCGGTGATGTCTGCTTTAAAGGATGAGATCATGTGGTTACGTTTGAGTGATCCGGCACTTTTGGTTCTTTGCGTGAACCTAATCATCAATGTTCTTGACTTAAGTATGGAGCTAAAGGTGAAGGTGTCTGACGAGAACATTGCCAACTTGACGAAGTTGTGTGCTAAGGCCAAGAAGTACAACAACAGAATGAATAAAGAGCAAACGGGTAACATATTGCTCCGCACCAGAAGCATGAATGCTGAGTTGGTTGAGAATATCTTAGCCGCAGAGGAGCAAcggaaaagagagaaggcCGAGAAGAATAATGCGGCAATTAGACGTGCCGGTAGAATTTCGAGCAATAAATATGTTTCTCCAACAGTTATTGAGATTCCAGATGTTGCACCACCAAGACTAACATTGCTTGAACAGGCTCGTCTTAGATTGAatgagaagagaaagaggttCAAGCAGCCTGCCAAGGAACCTGCCGCAGCAAGACCGCCAGGATTTAATAAGAAGCATTCGGGATCAGCTTCGAATTCCGAAGAGGATGACGATGATAATGACgacgatgatgacgatggtGGTTTGTTCACGAAAGAACAAGTTGCAGcaaagttgaagagaagTAAAGCTACTTTATCATCCATTCAGCATCGTAGGCCTGCATACTCTGTTTCTGATAAGCAAGCAATGATCAGGGAAACGatgaataagaagaagaaggcgGAGGAGCTAATGAGGCTTCGTTTAAATGTAGACATGAATCCTTTCTACAAGCATGTTCTTTCTTGGTCTTATGAGCACAGCGGCGATTTCCCAGTCGATAGTAATATCTCTGGATACAAAGTGATTGCAGATGAGTTCGACACTGCTGAAGACTATCAGAAAACGTTTGAGCCTTTACTTCTACTTGAATGTTGGCAGGGTATACAAAGAGCAAAGCAAGTTGGTGGAGAAAAGCCATTCAGACTAACGGTTGCTTCCCGTTCGGCTACAGATTCGTTTTATGATGTTTATTCCACCGTTGACAAGAAAATGATCACCGAGCAGAGgcttcttttggaaagcGACTTGATGGCATTGATGTTTGTTGACAACTTGCCATCTACAGACAAGCAGCTTCAGAGAAGACACGTCTCGAACAGAAAGTGCAGTTGTTTTGCCAGAGTGCGTAATATCAAGATTTCAAACAGCCGGTATGCGGAGTTGACGCTTCGTATTTCTTCCTCGACCAAGATGGTGAAGTTTTTGTCGCCATCTACAGAAATTGTGGGCATGCGAGTCATGCAGATGACAACTGTGGAAAGAGAATACTCCTCTCTTGTTGGTTTACCTTACTACGACTTAGTGAAGTCTATTACAAAGGCTGTTCCTTGCCAGCCAGAAGGCCTAGACTCATCCAGGGTGGCCGAAATTAAAGGGACTTACGATGTTAATGATTCCCAGGCTGTTGCTATAGCAGGTGCAGTCCATAAAGAAGGTTTCTCTCTTATTCAGGGTCCTCCTGGAACAGGTAAGACTAAGACTATTCTTGGTGTGATCGGACACTTCTTGACACGTATGGCAGTTGCAAGAAATGGCAGTCATCCAATCCAGATGCCCTCTCAACAAGTCAGCCGCTCGAAGGAGCACAGAAGAATATTGGTCTGTGCACCTTCTAATGCTGCTGTTGATGAGTTGGTGCTACGTTTGATGCGTGGCATTAAGAACTCGAAAGGAGTAATTTTTAAACCTCGTCTCGTGAGATTGGGAAGAACGGATGCGATCAATGAGCAAGTGAAGGGCATTACTTTGGAGGAGTTGGTGGACTCGAAGCTTTCATCCgtggaaaaaatagatgaCAATGCCATTCGAGAACAGCATCGGAAGTGCATTATGGAAAGAGACGAGTTGCGTGAGAAGTTGGACTCCGGAAAGTTGCCGGAGGCAGAGATTGCAAAGGCAGAGATGAGGTTGCAGGATGTGGTGCAGAAACGAAGAGAGTTAGGTAAGAAGTTGGATGAGATCAGAGAGAAAAGATCGGTCAGTTACAGGAACAGGGAGATCGAGAGGCGTAATATTCAATTCAAGATTTTAAACGATGCCGAAGTTGTCTGCTCTACTCTTTCTGGTTCGGCCCATGATGTTTTGGCTAGTATGTCTTTAACCTTCGACACAGTTGTTATTGATGAGGCCGCACAATGTACTGAACTTAGTGCCATTATTCCTTTGAGGTACGGATGTACCAAGTGCGTGATGGTTGGTGATCCAAACCAGCTTCCACCAACAGTTCTTTCGCAAAAGGCCGCCTCTTATAAGTACGAACAGTCCTTGTTTGTTAGAATACAGAACAATCACAAGGACAGTGTGTATTTATTGAATGTCCAGTATCGTATGCACCCTGAGATCTCCATGTTCCCATCCAAAGAGTTTTACCACTCCAGATTGCTGGACGGACCAAATATGGCCGAAAATAACTCGAAGCCATGGAACTCCCTATATGGTCCTTACAGATTTTTTGATGTCAAAGGTGCAGAAGAGCAGAATGAGGCTACAAAGTCTGTTTTCAACTACACTGAAGCTTCGCTTGCGTTGGAATTAGTTGAAGATCTTTTTGAGAAGTTTTCTGAGATTAACTGGGCGGGATTAGTTGGAATCATCTCGCCTTATAAGGAGCAAGTTAAGCTCCttaaaaagctttttatAAATCGCTTCGGCCGTATTATAACCACCCAGATTGATTTCAATACTGTGGACGGCTTCCAAGGACAGGAAAAGGAAGTCATCGTTTTTTCGTGTGTGAGAGCTGAAAATCACACCGGTATTGGTTTCTTAGCCGATATCCGTCGTATGAATGTTGCTTTAACTAGAGCTCGATCGTCTCTTTGGATACTTGGCTCGAAGAAGGCCTTGGTGAATAACAAGACCTGGAGGGATTTGATAGAAAATGCTACTGAAAGACATCTTGTCGAGCGCATAACACGTGGATTTACTAAATCCAACACTGCCAATTTGGATACGTTTGAAAATTATGGTCAAAAGCCTGTTGATTATGGTCCCAAATCTGCTGATCATAGTCATAAATCTGCTGACTATAATCATAAATCTACTGATTCTTTGCATGAGgtgaaagaagagaaagaaaataataatcacCACCTTAATAAACAGACAGTGAAACCGGATACGGTAAAGTTCAAGACATCTGTTCCAAATAGCGCACTTCATGTTCCTTCAGGTCCTCATACTTCTTTGAATAATCATAAGCGTTCACACGGCTATCTCTCAGGAAgtaaagaaaatcaaaatcttATGCCACCAAAAAGAGTTAGGCATGGTATAATACCAAGCAGGCCTCATCATATGTCTTCAAATGGAAACAAGCGTGAGAGATTCGGCACGGTTTCGGATACTGGCGGAATGTTCAAGCTTAGCAAGCCAAAGGTGAAGTTTCCACCGCATATGCAacacaaaaagaaaaaatga